A single window of Ferrimonas balearica DSM 9799 DNA harbors:
- a CDS encoding sensor domain-containing diguanylate cyclase, producing the protein MPLKRLALLFSLALVLVMALGYLLLRNLVILPYVNDEVLATQQQEVRGLMFQIEARQQALALLAQDMASDDHLMAYLSGRQHQHGALPLRQGFTVQGLFLYDATLTLRYQDRDPQFPMPMLLSDDPFQRAKLMPMLDPHHPRASMGVLLQGGLPFLYAAATVCSAMGDDCGHGYLVIVRRMGEDFRDRLAQTSGLSFTIRPATLEDDSLPELLASDQLVRPKAERELLVRDALGRPTLVMVLSHTTRPPNSITRYEWLTFVALAVMLVVVNLIIGQMLVRPMERGVAQIRAMERNQQFRPLGNGANITEFRQLASAFNSLMRMLAQQREQLSQLARTDALTGLANRRAMEEFLDEEWRRLCRHQRGLALMMVDIDHFKQFNDHFGHGTGDEVLAKVARVLESVTRRGGELASRWGGEEFVLAITEPKRDELERLAEVVAQRIGQLPISASGISQRLTVSIGIAFVPAGQDPVALGLNLNEMMEQADRALYRVKSAGRDGIELWCGCDTMGPHRP; encoded by the coding sequence ATGCCGTTGAAGCGCTTAGCACTGTTGTTCTCTCTGGCCCTGGTGCTGGTGATGGCGCTGGGATACCTGTTGTTGCGAAACCTGGTGATCCTGCCTTATGTGAACGACGAAGTGCTGGCAACCCAGCAGCAGGAAGTGCGGGGGCTGATGTTTCAGATCGAAGCGCGTCAACAGGCGTTGGCGCTGTTGGCACAGGATATGGCCAGCGACGATCACCTGATGGCGTACCTCTCCGGACGTCAGCATCAACATGGCGCCTTGCCGCTGCGACAGGGCTTCACCGTTCAAGGGCTGTTTCTCTACGACGCCACTCTCACCCTGCGTTATCAGGACCGTGACCCCCAATTCCCCATGCCGATGCTGCTGTCTGATGACCCGTTCCAGCGGGCTAAGCTGATGCCGATGCTCGACCCTCACCATCCCCGCGCCAGTATGGGTGTGCTGCTGCAGGGAGGGCTGCCGTTTCTCTATGCGGCCGCGACGGTCTGTTCGGCGATGGGAGACGATTGCGGCCATGGCTATCTGGTGATTGTGCGGCGTATGGGGGAGGACTTCCGCGATCGCCTGGCGCAAACCAGTGGCCTGAGCTTCACCATTCGCCCCGCCACGCTGGAGGACGACAGCCTGCCCGAACTGCTGGCGTCCGACCAACTGGTGCGGCCTAAGGCGGAGCGCGAGTTGTTGGTGCGCGATGCGCTGGGGCGGCCCACTTTGGTGATGGTGCTGTCTCACACCACGCGGCCTCCCAACTCGATCACCCGCTATGAGTGGCTGACCTTTGTGGCACTGGCGGTGATGCTGGTGGTGGTGAATCTGATCATTGGCCAGATGCTGGTGAGGCCGATGGAACGCGGGGTGGCGCAGATCCGGGCGATGGAGCGAAACCAGCAGTTTCGGCCTCTGGGCAATGGCGCTAACATCACCGAATTTCGCCAGCTGGCCAGCGCCTTCAATAGCCTGATGCGGATGCTGGCGCAGCAGCGTGAACAGCTGAGCCAACTGGCGCGCACCGATGCTCTAACCGGGCTGGCCAACCGCCGTGCGATGGAGGAGTTTCTGGATGAGGAGTGGCGACGGCTGTGTCGGCACCAGCGTGGGCTGGCGTTGATGATGGTGGACATCGACCACTTTAAGCAGTTTAACGATCACTTCGGTCATGGCACCGGCGATGAGGTGCTGGCCAAGGTGGCCCGGGTGCTGGAATCGGTGACCCGCCGTGGTGGCGAGTTGGCGTCGCGCTGGGGCGGCGAGGAGTTTGTGCTGGCCATCACTGAGCCGAAGCGGGATGAGCTGGAACGCCTGGCCGAAGTGGTGGCCCAGCGCATTGGTCAGCTGCCGATATCGGCCTCCGGCATCTCGCAGCGGCTGACGGTCAGCATCGGCATCGCGTTTGTTCCGGCGGGGCAGGATCCGGTGGCGTTGGGGCTGAATCTGAACGAGATGATGGAGCAGGCGGACCGGGCGCTGTATCGGGTGAAATCCGCAGGCCGGGACGGCATTGAACTGTGGTGCGGTTGCGACACCATGGGGCCACATCGGCCCTGA
- a CDS encoding TonB-dependent receptor domain-containing protein: MKYSALSVALFAAAPLAWSAPAVDVDETLIVTGDRLAQSVDSVLAPVTVIDRASIVAMQAKSLSDILRTLPNVDVNQYGGRGQNATVTVRGATSAQSLVLIDGMRSTTSALGPLNINSFPVAEIERIEFIRGARASVYGSEAVAGVINIITRDGRDGTTLTAGAGSFEQVEASVRHQSQLAGGTLKAVLAYEDEEGYNVHPVPGVNDGDKHGFTGKSALLAYDRAVTERLSLYAAARWFQNESQYDNSSLGNPAWGAPDVRERKENRFENVDYQLEARYQGERWHSSVQAQYSDSESQDFVDTLSYKDSPDFSHLRQYNLAWVNRVQLTDAISVGAGLDWRDEQLRGDSTYLDWATGVATPFADGTLSRDNTGAYALLRVEEGGHQFEASVRSDDNEQYGQHTTWQVGGRIAATESVALVASVGTAFRAPTFYDLYYPGSGNLDLRPETAEHYELALEGAVASIDWRLGWYRQDAEDLIQFDSLTYRPVNIGEAVIDGIEAEAAFDTGPVHHQLSYGWRDSEDRTTGNELAASARHNAKWNLSYDWDALNLTGNLVYRGSRWGDAANTVKLDAYFLVNLAASYQLTESLALRLRLENLLDEEYVTIADTFSGGSYPGQERSVYGQVEYRL, encoded by the coding sequence ATGAAGTACTCCGCTCTCTCCGTGGCGCTGTTCGCCGCGGCCCCCCTGGCGTGGTCTGCCCCCGCCGTTGATGTCGATGAAACCCTGATTGTGACCGGCGACCGCCTGGCCCAATCCGTCGATTCGGTACTGGCCCCGGTCACCGTGATTGACCGCGCCAGCATCGTGGCGATGCAGGCCAAAAGCCTGAGCGACATCCTTCGTACCCTGCCCAATGTCGATGTGAACCAGTATGGCGGCCGTGGCCAGAACGCCACCGTCACCGTGCGCGGCGCCACCAGCGCCCAGAGCCTGGTGCTGATCGACGGCATGCGCAGCACCACCAGTGCGCTGGGCCCGCTCAACATCAATAGTTTCCCGGTGGCGGAGATTGAGCGCATCGAGTTTATTCGTGGCGCCCGTGCTTCGGTGTATGGCTCCGAAGCGGTGGCCGGTGTCATCAACATCATCACCCGCGATGGCCGTGACGGCACTACCCTGACCGCCGGTGCCGGCAGCTTTGAACAGGTGGAAGCCAGCGTGCGCCACCAGAGCCAACTGGCCGGTGGCACCCTTAAGGCGGTGCTCGCTTATGAGGATGAAGAGGGCTACAACGTCCACCCCGTGCCCGGCGTCAACGACGGTGACAAACACGGTTTTACCGGCAAAAGCGCGCTGCTCGCCTATGACCGCGCGGTGACCGAGCGGCTGAGCCTCTACGCCGCCGCCCGCTGGTTCCAGAACGAAAGTCAGTACGACAACTCCAGCCTGGGCAACCCGGCTTGGGGGGCTCCGGACGTACGTGAGCGCAAAGAGAACCGTTTCGAAAACGTCGATTATCAGCTGGAAGCCCGCTACCAGGGTGAACGCTGGCACAGCAGTGTGCAGGCCCAATACAGCGACAGCGAAAGCCAGGATTTTGTCGACACCCTCTCCTATAAGGACTCCCCGGATTTCTCCCACCTGCGCCAGTACAACCTGGCCTGGGTCAACCGGGTGCAACTGACCGACGCCATCAGCGTCGGTGCGGGCCTGGACTGGCGTGACGAGCAACTGCGTGGTGACTCCACCTATCTGGATTGGGCCACCGGCGTGGCGACCCCGTTCGCCGATGGCACCCTGAGCCGCGACAATACCGGCGCATACGCGCTGCTGCGGGTGGAGGAGGGCGGTCACCAGTTTGAAGCTTCGGTGCGCAGCGACGACAACGAGCAGTACGGCCAGCACACCACCTGGCAGGTGGGAGGCCGCATCGCCGCCACTGAGTCCGTGGCGCTGGTGGCCAGCGTCGGCACCGCGTTCCGCGCGCCCACCTTCTACGACCTGTACTACCCCGGTTCCGGCAACCTGGACCTGCGTCCGGAAACCGCCGAGCATTACGAACTGGCCCTCGAAGGCGCGGTTGCCAGCATCGACTGGCGATTGGGCTGGTACCGTCAGGACGCGGAAGACCTGATCCAGTTCGACAGCCTGACCTACCGCCCGGTGAACATCGGTGAAGCGGTGATCGACGGCATCGAAGCGGAAGCTGCTTTTGACACCGGCCCGGTGCACCATCAACTGAGCTACGGCTGGCGCGACAGCGAAGACCGCACCACCGGCAATGAGCTGGCCGCCAGTGCCCGTCATAACGCCAAGTGGAACCTCAGCTATGACTGGGATGCCCTCAATCTGACCGGTAACCTGGTGTACCGTGGCAGCCGTTGGGGCGATGCCGCCAACACCGTGAAGTTGGACGCCTACTTCCTGGTGAACCTGGCAGCCAGCTACCAGCTGACCGAATCCCTGGCACTGCGTCTGCGCCTCGAAAACCTGTTGGACGAGGAGTATGTCACCATCGCGGACACCTTCTCCGGCGGCAGCTACCCGGGACAGGAACGCAGCGTGTACGGCCAGGTGGAGTACCGTCTGTAA
- a CDS encoding ATP--cob(I)alamin adenosyltransferase, translating into MPRRLSKDKRELCYPFIFETGPSTDFEVQTDELCSSVGYALSLLEQELAEQPALLAELKPELHQVQALVYHLNGSVRGRMAVEEADLDWLKARYDHHNGFGAVTGFVLPTGSPAVMALHLCRSGAKKSIRQLVRCEEAGLTVDDRLLRLANLLTNYFFCLTVRLKQHLKLEEIPFVSKSY; encoded by the coding sequence ATGCCCCGTCGCCTGAGCAAGGATAAGCGGGAGCTTTGCTACCCCTTTATCTTTGAGACCGGCCCCAGCACCGATTTTGAAGTCCAGACCGATGAGCTCTGCTCGTCGGTGGGCTATGCCCTGTCGCTGCTGGAGCAGGAGTTGGCCGAGCAGCCAGCCCTGCTGGCGGAACTGAAGCCGGAGCTGCACCAGGTGCAAGCGTTGGTGTACCACCTTAACGGGTCGGTGCGCGGGCGCATGGCGGTGGAGGAAGCGGATCTGGACTGGCTCAAGGCCCGCTATGACCACCACAACGGTTTCGGTGCGGTCACCGGATTTGTGCTGCCCACCGGTTCGCCGGCGGTGATGGCACTGCACCTGTGCCGCAGCGGTGCCAAGAAAAGCATTCGTCAGCTGGTGCGCTGTGAGGAAGCGGGTTTGACGGTGGATGACCGTCTGCTGCGACTTGCCAACCTGCTGACCAACTACTTCTTCTGCCTGACGGTGCGACTGAAACAGCACCTCAAGCTCGAGGAGATCCCCTTCGTCAGCAAAAGCTACTGA
- a CDS encoding DUF6580 family putative transport protein, translated as MKTKLIAVLAMIALCALYRVLPHPFNFTPVAAMGLFAGAMFDSKRMALVVPLLAMLIGDLFIGLHETMLFVYVSMAITAGIGMLLRHKRSIGTVALAGVASSLQFFFVTNTGMWAVTNFYPHTWEGLVQCWIMGLPFLQNDLASTWLFSALLFGGFALLSRRFPALAQN; from the coding sequence ATGAAAACCAAGCTCATCGCCGTTCTGGCCATGATTGCCCTGTGTGCCCTGTATCGGGTATTGCCCCATCCCTTTAACTTCACCCCGGTTGCTGCCATGGGCCTGTTTGCCGGTGCCATGTTCGACAGCAAGCGTATGGCACTGGTGGTGCCGCTGCTGGCGATGCTGATTGGCGACCTGTTTATCGGCCTGCACGAAACCATGCTGTTTGTGTACGTGTCGATGGCGATCACCGCGGGCATCGGCATGTTGCTGCGTCATAAGCGCAGCATCGGTACCGTCGCTCTGGCCGGTGTCGCCAGCAGCCTGCAGTTCTTCTTTGTGACCAACACCGGCATGTGGGCCGTCACCAACTTCTACCCGCACACCTGGGAAGGCCTGGTGCAGTGCTGGATCATGGGTCTGCCGTTCCTGCAGAACGACCTGGCCAGCACCTGGCTGTTCAGCGCCCTGCTGTTTGGTGGCTTTGCGCTGCTGAGCCGCCGTTTCCCGGCCCTGGCCCAGAACTGA
- a CDS encoding 5-carboxymethyl-2-hydroxymuconate Delta-isomerase has product MPHLVLEYNEYLINDDALPGILTELHNSALASGEFSAGAIKVRALPVRQALVGGEPAPFAHLTLAILPGRNDATKDALSERLLETLHSVLPPVAAASVEIAELNHYRKWTAAD; this is encoded by the coding sequence ATGCCGCACCTGGTGCTGGAGTACAACGAATACCTGATTAACGATGATGCACTGCCCGGCATTCTGACCGAACTGCATAACAGCGCACTGGCCAGTGGCGAGTTCAGCGCCGGCGCGATTAAGGTGCGCGCCCTGCCGGTACGCCAAGCCCTGGTGGGCGGCGAACCGGCGCCCTTTGCCCACCTGACGCTGGCCATTCTACCGGGCCGCAACGACGCCACCAAGGACGCGCTGTCCGAGCGCCTGCTGGAAACCCTGCACTCGGTCTTGCCGCCGGTGGCCGCCGCTTCAGTGGAGATCGCCGAGCTGAACCACTACCGCAAATGGACCGCCGCAGACTGA